The genomic interval TTTTTAAATATCCTATATTTTTGTATTTAACAAAACCGTATTATTTGTATTTTCCCGCACATTTTCTTGAATTCGTTCTTTATCCTTGGCAAAAAGCATCATAATAATCCAATTTCCCAATGCCATTGGCACTACTAAAGAGTTAAAGAATGTAATGTTATCCGTTTCTAAGGGTATTACAATATCACTATAACTACTAATTGCAGAAAAGTTACTATCCATAATCGTCAACACCGTTGCCTGCTTTTTTTTCGCATAGACGATTGCATCATACGTAGCCTTTGAATATCGAGGAAATGTTGTTGCAATTAATAAATCTGTAGCATCCATACCAATCATTTTCTCTAAGTTATAATTCCCGCCCTCTGACACAGGAATCACGCGAAACCCCATACGCCGCAAATGCAATATAAAAAAATCAATCAAGGTAGAACTTGATCCAAGCCCCATCAAGTAAATTGTTCTTGCATGATGAATCGCATGTACAGCACGCTCTAACAAAAGAATATCTAGCTTTTCCATCAAATGCGTTAAATTTTGCAAATCTTTTGTTCCGATTTTAATCAAAAGCTCTTTTGTCGCTGCATACGCATCCTCTTCTACTGCAAGATCTGGTAATTTCACAACACGTTTATAAGGCGAATCAAAATTTTTAATTTGTTCACGCAAGTAATTCTTAAATTCATAAAAATTAGCAAAACCTATAGAACGTACAAATCGGCTAATCGTTGCATCACTTACATTTACCTTTTCACCAAATTCTACAGCCGACATCATAGCAACTTCTTCATAATGTTCTATTAAATATTGACTGATAATTTTTTGACTTTTCGTTAGCAAACCTTCCTGTTCTTTTAGTTTATCTAAAATATTTGACTTTTCCATCTATAACTTCAACCTGTTCTTTTACAAATTTTCCTTTATTATACCACAAGTTTACTTAAAAAAATGCGATCAAAATTCATCTTTTCTCGTCACTGGGCGCAACAAAATCCAACTGAGCTTACATTATAATTGCATACCGTCAATAAAAAACAACGTCTTTCTAAAACACTGCATTTCAGCTATTAACGGCAAAATATTTTATTCATGTAGTTCCAATGGTAATCCATCAGGATCTTTAAAAAATGTCATTTTCCTCTGCGTAAATGCATCCATGCGAAGGGGTTCCGTATCAATCCCTTTCGCATTTAACTCGGCAATAACCGCTTCAATACACTCCACTTTAAAAGCTAAATGCCTAAGACCACATGCCTCTGGAGTGGGTCGTTTCGGCGGATTTTTCATACAGAAGATCTCTAATTCACTCTCACCAAATTTCAAATCCAATTTATAATCTTCACGATCTGGACGATAATTCTCTCGAATAATCTTAAACCCTAATAGTCCAACATAAAAATGTTTTGATTTCTCATAATCAGATACGATGATTGCAATATGATGCATGTGTTGTAAATTAAGCAGAACAATCCCCACTTTCCCCTATGTCTTGTGAAAGCTTAACATCATTACCCAGCCAAAAGGTCTGTCTGCAGAACAATCAGTCGGTCATCTAAGTTATCACGGATCACTTCGTCACCTGAAAAACTGTCTTGCAAGATATCACGCAGTAAAATTCCTTCACTGACAATTTGTTTACCTTTAAATACGGTAAAACCATCTCCGCCTGCCGCAACGAAATCAATGGTTGCTATCGTATACGCTGTATCAGGATCAATGCGCCTTCCATCCGGTAACAAAATTTGCGTGACTCGGCTGCCTTCGGCCTGACTGCCGTCAAAAGTGACTGATACACCAGAAAATTGCAAAAGCCCATATCCATTATTGCCTAATCCGTATTCCAGCAAATCTCTCATTTCTCGTCCTGTAATCGATGTCTTAACGACAACATTATCAAAAGGAATAGCTGCATACAAATCGCCCTTTGTGACAAAACCTTTCGCGATTTCATGACGCAAACCGCCACCATTGACTACGGCAAAATCAACCTGTTCGTGCTTGCGCATTACGTCAGTGACATATTGTCCAAGCAAAGATTCCGCATAGCGATTATGCCATAAATCCACCGCTGCTTCACCGACCTTTTCATTTTTCAAATGACTCACTCTAGTATCAATATACTCTATGTAATTGGCAAACTCCAAATCTGCCTCCACTTTATCCTTATCTATTTGCATGATTTCGGGCATAACAGAAACTACTTGCTTTGCTTTTTTATCGTATGTTATTTTTACTTTACTATAAGCAATGCCATTTTTCCCTGCCTGTACAATCGGAATTCCATTGACTTTTGTATTTACAAGCTGATGCGTATGCCCGCTGACAATCAGATCAACACCTGTTACCTGTTTTGCCAGTTCAATGATTTCACCGTTTTGAGTTCCATCTTCTGCCGAAACTGAGCCCATATGCGCCAAAACAACAATCATGTCTGCTCCTTTTGCTTTCAATGCCGGAACAAGTTTATTGACGGTCTGTGCACCATCTGTAAACGTGATGCCTTCCATAAATTTTGGATTCGCTATGGTTTTGGTCTGCGGCGTCGTCAACCCGATGATTCCTAGCTTTAACCCATTACGACGCACAATCGTATACGGTTTCACATGAGATGCAAGCATCCCTTTTTCATCCACCATATTTGCCGCTAGAAATGGAAAAAGTGCCCCCGAATTGCGTTTTTGCAGTGTTTCTATGCCCCAGTCAAATTCGTGATTGCCAAGCGCCATAGCATCAAATTCCAATGCATTCATTGCAGCAATCACAGGAGCTCCTAACGTGAGATTCGACTCCACGCTTCCCTGCATCATATCACCGGCACTTAATAATACCGCTTTACCTTCCGCTTGCTTTTTCTCATTTTTTAGCACTGCCGCCAATTT from Massilibacillus massiliensis carries:
- a CDS encoding MurR/RpiR family transcriptional regulator, with protein sequence MEKSNILDKLKEQEGLLTKSQKIISQYLIEHYEEVAMMSAVEFGEKVNVSDATISRFVRSIGFANFYEFKNYLREQIKNFDSPYKRVVKLPDLAVEEDAYAATKELLIKIGTKDLQNLTHLMEKLDILLLERAVHAIHHARTIYLMGLGSSSTLIDFFILHLRRMGFRVIPVSEGGNYNLEKMIGMDATDLLIATTFPRYSKATYDAIVYAKKKQATVLTIMDSNFSAISSYSDIVIPLETDNITFFNSLVVPMALGNWIIMMLFAKDKERIQENVRENTNNTVLLNTKI
- a CDS encoding bifunctional metallophosphatase/5'-nucleotidase is translated as MMRCKKFLLHTIVMCMILFIGVPSVRAADLQELVILSVNDFHGNLMEHDDVPGLAKLAAVLKNEKKQAEGKAVLLSAGDMMQGSVESNLTLGAPVIAAMNALEFDAMALGNHEFDWGIETLQKRNSGALFPFLAANMVDEKGMLASHVKPYTIVRRNGLKLGIIGLTTPQTKTIANPKFMEGITFTDGAQTVNKLVPALKAKGADMIVVLAHMGSVSAEDGTQNGEIIELAKQVTGVDLIVSGHTHQLVNTKVNGIPIVQAGKNGIAYSKVKITYDKKAKQVVSVMPEIMQIDKDKVEADLEFANYIEYIDTRVSHLKNEKVGEAAVDLWHNRYAESLLGQYVTDVMRKHEQVDFAVVNGGGLRHEIAKGFVTKGDLYAAIPFDNVVVKTSITGREMRDLLEYGLGNNGYGLLQFSGVSVTFDGSQAEGSRVTQILLPDGRRIDPDTAYTIATIDFVAAGGDGFTVFKGKQIVSEGILLRDILQDSFSGDEVIRDNLDDRLIVLQTDLLAG
- the gloA2 gene encoding SMU1112c/YaeR family gloxylase I-like metalloprotein — encoded protein: MGIVLLNLQHMHHIAIIVSDYEKSKHFYVGLLGFKIIRENYRPDREDYKLDLKFGESELEIFCMKNPPKRPTPEACGLRHLAFKVECIEAVIAELNAKGIDTEPLRMDAFTQRKMTFFKDPDGLPLELHE